In Blautia sp. SC05B48, a single genomic region encodes these proteins:
- a CDS encoding ribonuclease HII translates to METMKDIKARFASAKEGEYNALFRHYENDERSGVQKLIQQYHKKLQALEDERVRTESMKKYEHEYEHLGYLCGIDEVGRGPLAGPVVACAVILPKDCNILWLNDSKKLTAKKREELYDVILEGAVSVGIGMASPERIDEINILQATYEAMRQAVSRLSVQPQLLLNDAVTIPEIQIPQVPIIKGDAKSVSIAAASIVAKVTRDRMMEEYDKVLPEYGFASNKGYGSAAHIEALKKYGPSPIHRKTFITHFV, encoded by the coding sequence ATGGAAACAATGAAAGATATCAAGGCGCGTTTTGCGTCAGCGAAGGAGGGCGAATATAACGCCCTTTTTCGTCATTATGAAAATGATGAGAGAAGCGGTGTACAGAAATTGATCCAGCAGTATCACAAAAAGCTTCAAGCTTTGGAGGATGAGCGTGTACGTACAGAGAGCATGAAGAAATATGAACATGAATATGAGCATCTTGGATATCTTTGTGGGATCGATGAGGTGGGAAGAGGCCCTCTTGCCGGACCGGTAGTCGCCTGTGCGGTGATCCTTCCGAAAGACTGCAATATTTTATGGCTGAATGATTCTAAAAAGCTTACAGCTAAGAAGAGAGAAGAACTGTACGATGTGATCCTGGAGGGAGCAGTTTCTGTTGGAATCGGAATGGCAAGTCCAGAGAGAATTGATGAGATCAATATCCTGCAGGCAACCTATGAGGCAATGCGTCAGGCAGTGAGCAGGCTCTCTGTACAGCCGCAGCTGCTTTTGAACGATGCGGTTACCATACCGGAAATCCAGATTCCGCAGGTACCCATCATCAAAGGTGATGCAAAAAGTGTATCCATTGCGGCAGCAAGTATTGTTGCCAAAGTGACCAGAGACCGGATGATGGAAGAATATGATAAGGTTCTTCCGGAATACGGATTTGCCTCCAATAAAGGATATGGTTCTGCAGCGCATATTGAAGCACTGAAGAAATATGGACCAAGTCCGATACACAGAAAAACATTTATCACACATTTTGTATAA
- the ylqF gene encoding ribosome biogenesis GTPase YlqF produces MNVQWYPGHMTKAKRQMQEDIKLIDLIIELVDARVPLSSRNPDIDELGKNKARMILLNKADLADERQNRAWMEYFKEKGIYAVSIDSRNKGSMKAVSTAITEACKEKTERDRRRGIKNRPVRAMVAGIPNVGKSTFINTFAGKACAKTGNKPGVTKGKQWIRLNKSVELLDTPGILWPKFEDQEVGMRLAYIGSIKDDILNIEELALGLIGYLQEFYPAAIRERYNVEEELKPLDILTAVAKARGCLKKGEELDYEKASRLLLEEFRSGKLGKVTLEFPKGPEEV; encoded by the coding sequence ATGAACGTACAGTGGTATCCAGGCCATATGACGAAGGCGAAGCGTCAGATGCAGGAAGATATCAAGCTGATCGATCTGATCATTGAGCTTGTAGATGCAAGAGTTCCTCTTTCCAGCCGAAATCCGGATATTGATGAGCTGGGAAAAAACAAGGCACGTATGATCCTTCTCAACAAAGCAGATCTTGCCGATGAGAGACAGAACCGTGCCTGGATGGAATACTTCAAAGAAAAAGGAATCTATGCGGTAAGCATTGATTCCCGCAATAAGGGATCTATGAAGGCCGTTTCTACGGCGATCACAGAGGCATGTAAGGAAAAGACAGAGCGAGACCGGAGACGAGGAATCAAAAACCGTCCGGTACGTGCGATGGTTGCAGGAATCCCTAATGTTGGAAAATCAACATTTATCAATACCTTTGCAGGAAAAGCCTGTGCCAAGACCGGTAATAAACCAGGAGTTACAAAAGGAAAACAGTGGATACGTCTGAATAAAAGTGTGGAGCTTCTGGATACCCCAGGAATTCTCTGGCCGAAATTTGAAGATCAGGAAGTTGGAATGCGTCTTGCCTATATCGGTTCGATCAAGGACGATATTCTGAATATTGAAGAACTTGCCCTGGGTCTGATCGGATATCTGCAGGAGTTTTATCCGGCAGCGATCAGAGAGAGATACAATGTAGAAGAAGAGCTGAAACCGCTGGATATCCTTACTGCAGTTGCAAAAGCAAGAGGATGTCTGAAAAAGGGCGAAGAGCTTGACTATGAGAAAGCATCCCGCCTTTTGCTGGAAGAATTTCGTTCCGGAAAACTGGGAAAAGTGACTCTGGAGTTTCCAAAAGGACCGGAGGAAGTGTAA
- the lepB gene encoding signal peptidase I, whose amino-acid sequence MGLNKKINIENLKENRAVSEAREKLRDDRTRGIVKWVFEIIVTLVFAVLVAISAFQTVTLQESAMEPTYSVSEKFFVNRALYKISSPKRGDVIVFKTSASDSAALHIRRVIGLPGETVQVKDGKIYINGKVYEENGAYQDMTDGGLANSAITLESGEYFVLGDNRNNSEDSRFSDIGNISKKYIIGKVWFTVSPKNKIGFIK is encoded by the coding sequence ATGGGATTAAATAAGAAGATAAATATTGAAAATCTGAAGGAAAACAGAGCTGTTTCCGAAGCAAGAGAGAAGCTTCGCGATGACAGGACAAGAGGAATCGTGAAGTGGGTATTTGAAATTATTGTGACCCTGGTTTTTGCTGTGCTGGTTGCAATCTCTGCATTTCAGACTGTGACATTGCAGGAAAGTGCCATGGAACCCACGTATTCTGTAAGTGAAAAGTTTTTTGTAAACAGGGCTTTATATAAGATCAGTTCACCAAAACGTGGAGATGTGATCGTTTTTAAAACAAGCGCCAGTGACTCGGCTGCCCTGCATATCCGACGTGTAATCGGCCTTCCCGGGGAGACTGTTCAGGTTAAAGACGGGAAGATCTATATCAACGGCAAGGTTTATGAAGAAAATGGAGCTTATCAGGATATGACAGATGGAGGACTTGCGAATAGTGCTATAACTCTGGAAAGCGGGGAATATTTTGTCCTTGGCGATAATCGCAATAACAGTGAGGACAGCCGCTTCAGCGATATCGGAAATATCAGTAAGAAGTACATTATCGGGAAAGTTTGGTTTACAGTTTCTCCGAAAAATAAAATAGGTTTTATAAAATAG
- the rplS gene encoding 50S ribosomal protein L19, translating into MNEIIKNIESAQLKAEVPQFRVGDTVRVHALIKEGTRERVQIFEGTVLKRQGGSTRETFTVRKSSNGVGVEKTWPLHSPHVVKVEVIRHGKVRRAKLNYLRDRVGKAAKVKELVK; encoded by the coding sequence ATGAACGAAATTATTAAGAACATTGAGTCCGCTCAGCTGAAAGCTGAAGTACCGCAGTTCCGCGTAGGAGACACAGTAAGAGTACATGCACTGATCAAAGAGGGTACACGTGAGCGTGTTCAGATCTTCGAGGGTACAGTACTTAAGAGACAGGGCGGAAGCACAAGAGAGACTTTCACAGTAAGAAAGAGCTCCAATGGTGTTGGTGTTGAGAAAACATGGCCGCTTCATTCCCCACATGTAGTTAAGGTTGAGGTTATCCGTCATGGTAAAGTACGCCGTGCGAAACTGAACTACCTGAGAGATCGTGTAGGTAAAGCAGCTAAGGTTAAAGAGCTTGTAAAATAA
- a CDS encoding methionyl aminopeptidase has product MSKKIERNDPCWCGSGKKYKKCHEAFDEKMELMKKKGYAVLDHDLIKTPAQIEKIKESCKINVAVLDYVAEHIGPGVTTQQIDDWVHEETVRHGGIPAPLDYEGFPKSVCTSINEVVCHGIPDEEIVLKEGDIVNVDVSTIYQGYFSDSSRMFCIGQVSPEKEKLVRVTKECVELGLEQVKPWTPIGNMGSAVHKHAVENGYTVVREIGGHGVGLEFHEDPWVSYTSKEGSGVLMVPGMIFTIEPMVNMGSDEIYTDEIDDWTVRTEDGLPSAQWEIMVLVTETGHEVLCW; this is encoded by the coding sequence ATGTCTAAAAAAATCGAACGAAATGATCCCTGCTGGTGTGGAAGCGGAAAAAAATATAAAAAATGTCATGAAGCATTTGATGAAAAAATGGAACTCATGAAAAAGAAGGGGTATGCAGTTCTTGACCATGATCTGATCAAGACACCTGCACAGATCGAGAAGATCAAAGAGAGCTGCAAGATTAATGTTGCAGTTCTTGATTATGTTGCAGAGCATATCGGACCAGGTGTAACGACACAGCAGATCGATGACTGGGTACATGAAGAAACAGTACGTCATGGCGGAATTCCGGCACCACTTGATTATGAAGGTTTTCCAAAAAGTGTATGTACATCTATCAACGAGGTAGTATGCCACGGAATCCCGGATGAAGAAATTGTCTTAAAAGAAGGTGACATTGTCAATGTAGATGTATCTACCATTTATCAGGGATATTTTTCTGATTCCTCCCGTATGTTCTGTATTGGGCAGGTAAGTCCGGAGAAGGAGAAGCTTGTCCGTGTGACAAAAGAATGCGTAGAGCTTGGCCTTGAACAGGTAAAACCATGGACACCGATCGGAAATATGGGAAGTGCTGTACACAAACATGCAGTGGAAAACGGCTATACAGTTGTGAGAGAAATTGGCGGACATGGTGTAGGTCTTGAGTTTCATGAAGATCCATGGGTAAGCTACACATCTAAGGAAGGTTCAGGTGTACTCATGGTACCGGGAATGATCTTTACTATTGAACCGATGGTCAATATGGGATCTGATGAAATCTATACAGATGAGATCGATGACTGGACAGTGCGGACAGAGGATGGATTGCCATCGGCACAGTGGGAGATCATGGTCCTTGTCACAGAAACAGGACATGAGGTCCTTTGCTGGTAA
- a CDS encoding energy-coupled thiamine transporter ThiT, with protein sequence MFNFLVTAEGGLTTAGYVVAVIAVLILIILIAVLLQKNTSVLKFTTQQLVTCAVALALAYVTSYIKIFKLPFGGSVTLFSMLFIVLIGYWYGIKVGILTGLVYGIFQFLQEPYVLSFFQVCCDYILAFGAMGLSGLFAKSRKHGLLKAYIIAILARGAFHALGGYLYWMDYMPDNFPKSLTALYPIIYNYSYILLEGVLTIVVISIPAVSSALGRMRIMATGGNRQSAATEK encoded by the coding sequence ATGTTTAATTTTCTTGTGACTGCCGAAGGCGGTCTAACAACGGCAGGATATGTCGTAGCTGTTATTGCAGTTCTGATTTTGATAATTCTGATAGCAGTATTACTTCAGAAAAACACATCTGTATTAAAATTTACCACACAGCAGCTGGTTACCTGTGCAGTAGCATTGGCACTTGCATATGTAACTTCCTACATTAAGATATTTAAACTGCCATTTGGCGGATCTGTGACCTTGTTCAGTATGCTGTTTATTGTTCTGATCGGTTACTGGTATGGCATTAAGGTAGGAATTCTTACCGGCCTTGTATATGGGATTTTTCAGTTCCTCCAGGAGCCATATGTCCTTTCATTTTTTCAGGTATGCTGTGATTACATTCTGGCATTTGGAGCCATGGGACTTTCAGGATTATTTGCAAAATCCAGAAAACATGGTCTTCTTAAAGCATACATAATAGCAATTCTGGCAAGAGGGGCATTCCATGCACTTGGCGGATATCTTTACTGGATGGATTATATGCCGGATAATTTTCCGAAGTCTCTGACAGCTTTGTATCCGATCATTTATAATTACAGTTATATTCTTCTGGAAGGTGTACTGACGATCGTAGTGATTTCTATTCCGGCAGTATCCAGTGCACTTGGGCGAATGCGAATAATGGCAACTGGTGGAAACCGACAATCTGCAGCCACCGAAAAATAA
- a CDS encoding leucine-rich repeat protein, with translation MKRKLALMLTMTLLAGSLDSGMLVSAADFSAEESVEQAVEEELQPTEENGAEELTDAEEELPSDETNVSEAELVDDPGEDGSEMTESGVDEADISKEPETEPELEEEAEPEEDTERLAEDFESGDAEEVEEAQLEDGSEDAFSAGADNAEFEWNGLRCASNEKGEVTIKAVINDDHYDKNNNKIKSDRCAYVNGNIPSSINGKPVVRIDTGAFSDCINMTSLNIPDSVKEIGRGAFSGCTSLSSIHIPDNGVVVEAGAFERCTSLTRIHIPASMVTHGYVGESPAYPGIFAGDAGLTTVTFGQGITKIAKGLFLQCSGVRKIVVPDTVKNIEAYAFQSCSALTEVILPEGLENIYNGAFSYSKSLTSVKLPSTLKFLDVGAFGDCTGLTTINIPPKMKTHDTTAANRYWPGPFYGCANLKNVTLDNGMEEVPRGIFYAPSGDIGLEEIVIPDSVKWIGYSAFYGCKNLKKVTLSKKLEGIDSEAFQNCKNMKLSERDLPKTLKTIRDNVFANCISLENVVLPDSLEYLGISVFYNCQSLTEVNIPAGVETNGATGNYYDMGGPFADCVNLKKVTFGKGIKKIAQGLFYRCTGIESIEIPSTVTDVDYIAFGRCINLQKVVINSGLKVLWKQAFYKCEKLENLALPSSMEKINEYVFEDCKSLKWVMIPPSVKTMAWYNDITYLNEDTIFVNVSSDFAIKGSAGSFAEAYAKKFSIPFVSVGIIEKTTFKITFDKNAKDAKLASKDKTKTVKNGSAYGKLPTPTRKNYYFLGWYTTPKDGGKKVTAKTKFNMKRNQKLYAHWAKADLRKAKITVKNCTWNGKPQKPKVTVKFYGQTLKEKTHYTVSYPSGKNIEPGKVTVTIKGKGVFAKSKSKNVCFTIAKVKQTIKAVNEIYAATENGKTKNLSVSAKENARISLSSNFSGIAVVKGKKQVTLKKPGAATITVHAAETKHYKAASGKMKVIFQGRQNIRLVSKALKSSGLNRYTISSDNFNQPIRISVLGGAKYSCAVSNSGKTAAWYESGKGLMVRGQGKVVVTVTTKTSADQVYLASKRVFTINLTGKVQNSDWVFKQDSDGKVILMKYTGKAANVTVPTTITIGMKMVRVKGLGNSVFEGQKIQKVVIAEEGVLTIGKKAFKNCTALKSVSLNRKTVSIGAEAFSGCKSLTSIDLPDGLKEISASLMKGCSLLSGSVYISKNAKKIGSSAFDGCAKIRTVMVYSNVTSVEANAFRGCNNINKVYYAGPKYKWAQIKIAGGNEKLTANVVFNAGGDVDSSVDTKLSTDDLFRKYPEFLINAGFDKVTGDLQGEMFDALSADTSAASGFGTSTYWATVKSNMLNGFADSMCNLFNKVYGTDFSDDKLKQSLAMELIVETAESSMLTYGNDTLAEAYDIIHNTKDLSDHFFENGDTKYQLAMKLEGVTQYSRTELNDMLDWFYKKNDKGVSRWDTIDKTFNSADAIMSAGDYLMNFLTLVTVGRDCLDRLSYRLQADSSLKRGIDLLKQYYDQPLKTLMVDYASDRCMKKAKKMLTKVLDTVWTHKGYTGSCYVELAEMIFKVTGTMIPGPTIEGYKQAWVSVSNTMTLRNSAMQLRNEIIQAKNNGGASNQQIGDYQLLMRTYLACLKKSGGYVASVVRNPYVMQGHLARYDSALNYEAYISGCKSNAVYGK, from the coding sequence ATGAAAAGAAAACTGGCATTGATGCTGACAATGACGCTTCTGGCTGGCAGCCTGGATTCGGGAATGCTGGTCAGTGCAGCTGATTTTTCAGCAGAAGAGAGTGTGGAACAGGCAGTGGAAGAGGAACTGCAGCCAACTGAGGAAAACGGTGCTGAGGAATTGACGGATGCAGAGGAGGAGTTGCCATCCGATGAGACAAATGTTTCTGAGGCAGAACTGGTTGATGATCCCGGAGAAGACGGATCAGAAATGACAGAGTCCGGTGTGGATGAGGCGGACATTTCTAAGGAACCAGAAACAGAACCGGAATTGGAAGAGGAAGCGGAGCCAGAAGAGGACACGGAAAGGCTGGCAGAAGATTTTGAATCTGGGGATGCTGAGGAAGTGGAAGAAGCTCAGCTTGAGGATGGCAGTGAAGATGCATTTTCTGCAGGTGCGGATAATGCAGAATTTGAATGGAACGGACTGCGCTGTGCTTCCAATGAAAAAGGTGAGGTTACGATCAAAGCGGTCATTAACGATGACCATTATGATAAGAATAACAATAAGATAAAAAGTGACAGATGCGCTTATGTGAATGGAAACATTCCATCTTCGATCAATGGCAAGCCGGTTGTCCGGATCGATACCGGAGCATTTTCAGACTGTATTAATATGACAAGTCTGAATATTCCGGATTCTGTAAAAGAGATCGGACGAGGAGCTTTTTCCGGTTGTACATCCCTTTCTTCCATACACATTCCGGATAATGGGGTGGTGGTAGAAGCAGGAGCATTCGAGCGATGTACAAGTCTTACCCGTATCCATATCCCTGCATCGATGGTCACACATGGTTATGTGGGTGAGAGTCCGGCGTATCCGGGAATTTTTGCGGGAGATGCAGGCCTGACGACGGTCACCTTTGGACAGGGGATCACAAAAATTGCCAAGGGCTTGTTTTTGCAATGTTCCGGTGTGAGAAAGATCGTTGTTCCGGATACTGTAAAAAATATCGAGGCATATGCGTTTCAGAGTTGTTCTGCACTTACGGAAGTGATTCTTCCGGAAGGCCTGGAAAATATTTACAATGGAGCGTTTTCCTACAGTAAGAGTTTGACTTCCGTGAAGCTTCCATCTACGCTGAAATTTTTGGATGTAGGAGCTTTCGGAGACTGTACAGGGCTTACGACGATCAACATCCCACCAAAAATGAAGACCCATGATACCACAGCGGCGAACCGGTATTGGCCAGGTCCTTTTTATGGCTGTGCAAATCTGAAAAATGTGACTTTGGATAACGGAATGGAGGAAGTTCCAAGAGGGATTTTTTATGCACCCTCCGGTGATATAGGGCTGGAGGAAATTGTGATTCCGGATAGTGTGAAATGGATCGGGTACAGTGCGTTTTATGGCTGTAAAAATCTCAAAAAGGTGACTCTTTCCAAAAAGCTGGAGGGTATTGATTCAGAAGCTTTTCAGAACTGCAAAAATATGAAATTATCAGAACGCGACCTTCCGAAAACACTGAAAACGATCCGTGATAATGTTTTTGCTAACTGTATAAGCCTGGAAAATGTTGTACTTCCAGATTCCCTGGAGTATCTTGGGATAAGTGTGTTCTATAACTGCCAGAGCCTGACAGAAGTGAATATTCCGGCTGGTGTGGAGACAAATGGAGCTACAGGAAATTACTATGATATGGGCGGCCCTTTTGCAGATTGCGTGAATCTGAAAAAGGTAACCTTTGGAAAAGGAATCAAGAAAATTGCACAGGGACTGTTTTACCGATGTACGGGAATCGAATCCATAGAGATTCCTTCAACGGTTACAGATGTTGATTATATTGCATTCGGAAGATGCATAAATCTGCAGAAAGTTGTGATCAACAGTGGACTTAAAGTTTTGTGGAAACAGGCGTTTTACAAGTGTGAGAAGCTGGAAAACCTTGCATTACCTTCCTCTATGGAGAAAATCAATGAGTATGTTTTTGAGGATTGTAAATCACTGAAATGGGTTATGATTCCGCCAAGTGTAAAAACAATGGCGTGGTATAATGATATTACATATTTGAATGAAGATACGATTTTTGTTAATGTTTCATCCGACTTTGCAATAAAAGGTTCTGCAGGTTCTTTTGCGGAAGCTTACGCGAAAAAATTCTCCATACCCTTCGTTTCAGTGGGAATCATAGAGAAAACAACCTTTAAGATCACATTTGATAAAAATGCGAAGGATGCGAAGCTTGCGTCAAAAGATAAAACAAAGACTGTAAAAAATGGAAGTGCCTATGGTAAACTTCCGACTCCGACCAGGAAGAATTACTATTTTCTTGGCTGGTATACGACTCCTAAGGATGGGGGTAAGAAGGTTACCGCAAAAACAAAATTTAATATGAAACGGAATCAGAAGCTGTATGCCCACTGGGCAAAAGCAGATCTGAGGAAGGCAAAGATTACAGTGAAAAACTGTACCTGGAATGGAAAGCCACAGAAACCAAAGGTTACTGTGAAGTTTTACGGACAGACTTTAAAAGAAAAAACACACTATACGGTTTCTTATCCTTCCGGGAAAAATATTGAGCCGGGTAAAGTTACTGTCACGATTAAAGGTAAAGGGGTTTTTGCGAAATCTAAGAGCAAAAACGTCTGCTTTACCATTGCGAAGGTAAAGCAGACGATCAAGGCAGTGAATGAGATCTATGCAGCAACAGAGAATGGAAAAACAAAGAATTTAAGTGTTTCAGCGAAAGAGAATGCCAGGATCAGCCTGTCCAGTAATTTTTCCGGTATTGCTGTGGTGAAGGGGAAAAAGCAGGTTACACTGAAAAAACCGGGAGCTGCCACGATCACGGTCCATGCGGCTGAGACAAAGCATTATAAAGCTGCATCCGGAAAAATGAAGGTTATTTTCCAGGGGCGGCAGAATATCAGACTGGTTTCCAAAGCCTTGAAGAGCAGTGGCCTGAACCGCTATACGATATCCAGTGATAATTTTAATCAGCCGATCAGGATTTCTGTCCTTGGAGGAGCAAAATATTCCTGCGCAGTATCAAATTCCGGAAAAACAGCGGCGTGGTATGAAAGCGGCAAAGGTCTGATGGTGAGAGGCCAGGGCAAAGTTGTTGTGACGGTTACTACGAAGACAAGTGCAGATCAGGTATACCTGGCTTCCAAGAGAGTATTTACGATCAATCTGACGGGAAAAGTCCAGAATAGTGATTGGGTATTTAAACAGGATAGTGATGGAAAAGTGATCCTGATGAAATATACCGGAAAGGCTGCGAATGTTACAGTTCCTACGACGATCACGATCGGAATGAAAATGGTTCGGGTAAAAGGACTTGGGAACAGTGTTTTTGAAGGACAGAAGATCCAGAAGGTTGTGATCGCAGAAGAGGGTGTTCTTACTATTGGTAAAAAGGCGTTTAAGAACTGTACTGCACTGAAATCGGTTTCTCTTAACCGTAAGACAGTATCTATTGGTGCGGAGGCTTTTTCCGGCTGTAAATCGTTGACTTCTATTGATCTGCCGGATGGTCTGAAAGAGATTTCCGCAAGTCTGATGAAGGGGTGTAGCTTGCTTTCAGGTTCTGTCTATATTTCGAAAAATGCCAAGAAGATTGGTAGCAGTGCATTTGATGGCTGTGCTAAGATCCGTACGGTAATGGTGTATTCCAATGTGACCAGTGTTGAGGCAAATGCATTCAGAGGCTGCAATAATATTAATAAGGTTTATTATGCGGGGCCGAAATATAAATGGGCTCAGATTAAAATCGCAGGTGGCAATGAGAAGCTGACTGCGAATGTGGTCTTTAATGCAGGTGGTGATGTTGATTCCAGCGTGGATACGAAGCTTTCTACGGATGATCTTTTCAGAAAGTATCCGGAGTTTCTGATCAATGCCGGTTTTGACAAGGTTACAGGTGATCTTCAGGGTGAGATGTTTGATGCGTTAAGTGCGGATACCAGTGCTGCTTCGGGCTTTGGCACTTCAACATATTGGGCTACGGTTAAATCCAATATGCTGAACGGATTTGCGGATTCGATGTGTAATTTGTTTAATAAGGTGTATGGGACGGATTTTTCAGATGATAAACTGAAACAGAGTCTGGCTATGGAGCTTATTGTGGAAACTGCGGAGAGTTCTATGCTGACGTATGGTAACGATACTTTGGCAGAGGCTTATGATATCATTCATAATACAAAGGATCTTTCGGATCACTTCTTTGAAAATGGTGACACGAAATATCAGCTGGCTATGAAGCTGGAGGGTGTGACGCAGTATAGCAGAACTGAGCTTAATGATATGCTTGATTGGTTTTACAAGAAAAACGATAAAGGGGTTTCCAGGTGGGATACCATTGATAAAACTTTTAACAGTGCAGATGCTATTATGAGTGCAGGGGATTATCTGATGAATTTTCTGACGTTGGTTACGGTTGGGCGTGATTGTCTTGACAGACTGAGTTATCGGCTGCAGGCGGATTCTTCTTTGAAGAGGGGAATTGATCTTTTGAAACAGTATTATGACCAGCCGCTTAAGACATTGATGGTGGATTATGCGTCAGACAGGTGTATGAAGAAAGCGAAGAAGATGTTGACGAAGGTTCTGGATACAGTATGGACTCATAAGGGGTATACTGGCAGCTGTTATGTTGAGCTTGCGGAGATGATCTTTAAAGTTACCGGTACAATGATCCCTGGACCGACGATCGAGGGTTATAAGCAGGCATGGGTTTCGGTGTCAAATACGATGACTTTGAGAAATTCTGCTATGCAGCTTCGGAATGAGATCATTCAGGCGAAGAATAATGGTGGAGCTTCGAATCAACAGATCGGGGATTATCAGCTACTGATGAGGACTTATCTGGCCTGCCTGAAGAAGTCCGGGGGATATGTGGCGTCAGTTGTGAGGAATCCGTATGTTATGCAGGGGCATTTGGCTCGTTATGATAGTGCTTTGAATTATGAAGCTTATATTTCGGGATGTAAGTCTAATGCAGTGTATGGGAAGTGA
- a CDS encoding OmpA family protein, translating to MRKKRKPEEHGFNVWRSYSDMMAGVLLLFVLIMCVTLFQAQKSYQDSLKERDEKIALQEKYTEELLEKQNALDKQAGTLKSQDEQIKSKDKQIKSQDEELSSLAEKLAKQQETLEAQQKKLKEQQKKLASQKKKLSSQQNTLKEQQSALDEKTELLEEQQEKIDKIIGVKAEVVEALQKEFEKKNLNVDIDPQTGALTLNANVMFDYDQAELTDSGKMTLSMVLPTYCKVLLDDSYKKYLGEIIIDGYTDTDGDYSYNLELSQKRSLAVAQYLLDIKSDFLKDSQVQELKDCLTVNGHSMSDPVLDADGNVDKDASRRVEVKFRLKDEEMIQELNKIMQGDSAESDGNAQKKEKNQEENQDNKQ from the coding sequence ATGCGCAAAAAAAGAAAGCCGGAGGAGCATGGATTTAATGTCTGGCGTTCTTATTCGGATATGATGGCAGGAGTTTTGCTGCTTTTTGTTCTGATCATGTGTGTGACACTTTTTCAGGCACAGAAGAGCTATCAGGACAGTCTGAAGGAACGGGATGAAAAAATTGCTCTTCAGGAAAAATATACAGAAGAGCTTCTGGAAAAACAGAATGCGCTGGATAAGCAGGCAGGGACATTAAAGAGCCAGGATGAGCAGATCAAGTCCAAGGACAAGCAGATCAAATCTCAGGATGAAGAACTGTCTTCTCTGGCGGAGAAGCTTGCCAAACAGCAGGAAACGCTTGAGGCGCAGCAGAAGAAACTGAAAGAACAGCAGAAAAAGCTGGCCTCTCAGAAAAAGAAGCTTTCCAGCCAGCAGAATACATTGAAAGAGCAGCAGTCTGCGCTGGATGAAAAAACAGAGCTTCTGGAAGAGCAGCAGGAGAAGATCGATAAGATCATCGGCGTGAAAGCTGAGGTTGTGGAAGCTTTGCAGAAGGAATTTGAGAAAAAGAACCTCAATGTGGATATTGACCCACAGACAGGTGCGCTGACATTGAATGCCAATGTTATGTTTGATTATGATCAGGCAGAGCTTACCGATTCCGGTAAGATGACATTGTCTATGGTGCTGCCGACATATTGTAAGGTATTGCTGGATGATTCCTATAAGAAATATCTTGGCGAGATCATTATTGATGGTTATACGGATACAGATGGAGATTACAGTTATAACCTGGAGCTGTCACAGAAGAGGTCTCTGGCGGTAGCGCAGTATCTTTTGGATATTAAGAGTGATTTTCTGAAGGATTCACAGGTTCAGGAACTGAAGGATTGTCTGACAGTGAATGGGCATTCCATGTCAGATCCGGTTCTGGATGCAGATGGAAATGTAGATAAAGACGCGTCCAGACGTGTAGAGGTAAAATTCCGTCTGAAGGATGAAGAGATGATCCAGGAACTGAATAAGATCATGCAGGGAGATTCTGCAGAGTCCGACGGTAATGCTCAGAAAAAAGAAAAGAATCAGGAAGAAAATCAGGATAATAAGCAGTAA